From the Helianthus annuus cultivar XRQ/B chromosome 17, HanXRQr2.0-SUNRISE, whole genome shotgun sequence genome, the window TTGTTTATATAGTTAAGGTATAGTGATCGAAAGTATTTGGTTTGACATAAACTTATTTGAAGATTTCGTTTGTTTTTAATGGACTATGTTTTGATTAGGTTTACTTTTGATGGTTAGATTTGTCAATTTTATATAAAATGTATCTATtcttttattgtcttattttttttaatatttttttaaaatcctGTTGGTAGTGTTAAAGTTGTTCTACTATGGTTATTGTATGAAATTTTACTATTACAAAATATTTGCTATTCAAATGATACTTATGAAGTGATTATACAACAAGTTTATATGCGATCGTTCTTTgttcaatttttaaattttttttgttttcagcGTATTAAGGATAATGGATCGTATTGGAGATGACATGTTGTTTGAAGAAATCTTATCGAGACTACCTTCAAAGGTAGTTTCTCAATTCAAGTGTGTTTGCAAACAATGGTGTTATGAGTTATCTACACCAAAGTTTGCTTTAATACATACACGACGACTTTCAAAGTTACTACAAAAGAAGCTGCTGTCTTTGGATGAACATACCATTGTCGTTGACGACATAGTATCTGGCAACTTGGAGGTCGATACCAGAAAAGTCATCAATTTTCCATACGATGTCCAGCCATCAAGACTAATAATTATAGCTTCGTTTAACGGACTGATGTTAGTTTGCATTAGGCGGACTGATGCGAATCAGCTCGTCCTTTGGAATCCAACAACTCGGCGTTTTAAGTTGATATCGGACGACTATTTTAGTCGTTATTTTGGTCGACATGACGATACGGGTGGGATGTACTTTGACGAGAACAACGATCTCAAGGTTCTTCATATTAACTGTTTCGCAGGTGCAGTTACTGCTCGTGTATACTCACGATATAATGATTCATGGAGAAATCTGAGTTTCATCAAAGGATGTCTGTTAGGTTCAAACTTTTATTCATGGTCGACTGGAATTTATTCAggcaaaacaatttatttcacTGCTTCTAATTACTGGATTCCTCCTGGTGAATGTAATATTGTTGCATTTGATGTTGTATCTGAATCCTTCAGTATTCTTCGTTTTCCCGAACGTATTCAAGCGAATCCTTGCCAAGTgcattttataacaatttcgaACAAGCTACATGGCATTCTTGTGCGATATTCTGATGAGGTAATTGCAGAATTGGTGAAATACGAAGATGATGATTGGATAACGGTTTTTACTTTCAGCAATGCTCGCAAAGTTCAACAGTTGGAGCCTCACCAAAGGACGAATATAATTCAAGAGAATAAGTGGTTGGTAACAAGTATTTGGGGAGATACAGTTGAAGTTCAAATGTCCAACGAATCTTTGAACTACATTCAACACGTTGACAGCTTTAACGGACCTAAAGGCGCATTATATATGGAGACAATCGTTTCGCCTTTCCGTTAGGAAAATGGATTTAAATTGAAAgtattttctgttttgtttatcgaATTATGTTATTTGTTTTAAGTGTCTTGTGTTTTATATTTTGGTTACCTTAATATTAATAGAATTATGTGTATTGCTTTTAATGTTTATTTTTGTCCAAAATTTTGGTTtattaaattacatatttttgCATACATTGTGGTGATATTCCTTCTTTAAATAATTAATTACCGTAAGTGAATCtgaaagaataaaaaaaataaaaaaacaaaacttccTGAAGTATAATCtctatttaatttatttttacaaaatatagATATTATTTTCTAACACCACAATTATCGTTAAACATTAATCTCCAAACATTATAATAATTATATTGAACGCGTAACATAAAAGTTAATAATTACATAACAAACTTTAAACACTCATGGATGCCAAATTTTAATTTGACTTAAACCGAATACAAGATTTTGTTAGGAAGGGAGAGAAGACACTAATTAGTTTACTAATTTGCTATATGTATTTGTAATTCAAATATAATTTTCCCTCTCCTCGATGTTCCAAGTTATATTTATGTTTTCGAATTGATTAACGTTGATTAACCTCAATTAGTTAAAAATTTGATGATTAAATGACACTTTTTAAGAATCACTATTTGGATACCATTTGACATATTATTAAAAGCTTACAATTTGTTCATGCAGTCACAAAGATGTTGCCCCATTTTGAGAAGAATATTTTTATCACCTTATACAATTATTATAAACTAATTTTCTATTTCAAGTTGATAACTGTCACTGGAAAATTACCCCTCTCCCGAGTTAATAAAGTTATATATAAGACAATCCGTTGTGGGGCGaaatttttaaaaaaacattGCAAAATAACGCCTTAAAAAGCCGCCAaccccattacatggggcgttaaactttaataattttgaaaaacaatcctAATAGCTTTTGAAACAAAACGCCCAATACCCAAattggtccaaaagtttctttttgactaaccaaagtggggTGACTTTAGTGGTCCATGTGGTTATCCCTACATAAAGGAAAGCACTACATCCAAATGAATGAACCTAACTCTCAAAAAACTCCCGTACTCACTTTAAATACATTACATTTATATAGATAGAAATATAAATTGCATATtgtataagtttgcattttcaaatttaaaataTCTAATGTACATGGATACACATATTAATCACTTTCAatacattatatattttttaattaaaacttaCAAACCTTAAACATGTATCCGCGAGACAGAGGACTAATACCCGACCCGCCCAACCATTTTGTTAACCGGACTATTATAAATAGATATTTTAGTAATAATAACCACAATATCTCACCTTTTCTAAATCTCTCAACACAAGAACCAAGGCATACTTtcatcttcaacaagttcatcaaaaatatcTCAAAATCTTCATCGGTAATATCATACATTCATAGTTAGGTTTCCATCTGCGATTATGTTACCTTAGATTCAATCGCATATCTGGATCGTTTTTTTGTGTTCATCTTTTAATTCTGGTTAAATGTTTGATTTCATACCCGCTTTGTGTATTTTTTTCATCCTTTTTACTCGAAAATCTTTGTTCTTTATGGTAGTAATCAATGTCTTGAATGTTATACGAGTTTTTGGTATAACATTTTAAGTATGTATAATCTTAGCTActaagtgtttgttgatgttAAATTTGTCTCTGATTTAACTGGAAATAAAAACAACATTCGAAATCGTTTGGACTGTAGTTTAGTAATCTATGTTTGCAATTTTGTACTTTTATAAAGTTGTTTATATTGTTACGGTACAATTATCGAAAGTATTCGGTTAGACATTAACTTATTTTGAAGATTTCGTCTTTTTATTAATGGATTTTGTTGTGATTAGATTAACTGTTAATGGGTAGATTTCATGATTATATAGAtacattttttatttataatttttctttttatatttttttaacatccTTTTTCAAGTATTACAATTTTACTATTATCTTTTATACTTGTATAAATATTAAAGTAATGGTGTCATGTTGAACGCATACGTAGGAAGCTGGAATGGTTTATGGATTTGCTGCTCGTGTCCATAACAAGGACAGAAAATCGTTGGTTAGTTTTAATCTTATAAAATTTTGGACCAACATAATTCAATTTTTAATTAATGGTCATTGATTATTCATGTTATAATTAACATTAACATTACATACTGTGTTTCTTTATAGAAACTTCCGGCATTATATGCCGACTGGATTAAACAATTCAACTACCCATCTAAGAATGCTGTCATCCGCACTGTCGATGGGATGATATTCAAAGTAAAAATTATTAAGATTGCAGGCGACTACTTTCTGTATAACGGGTGGCTTGATATGGTCACGTCTTTGAAGTTACCGTCATCTGCCTGGGTGGTTTTCCAATATGAAGAAGCTTTATCTTCGTTTCGTCTCATCTACTTTTATCAAGACATAAATCTTGCGCCGGGAGAGTATTTCTACTACCAACCTGGAAATCCTTGGGACCGTGATAACTGCATGGTACGTATCCCATTTTAAATTCtatgtgtttaaaattttgaagTGAATAATTGTTTTGAACGTTTGAACTTATATATGTTTGCATATCACGTGTAGTATGTGAGTAGGTTGTTTGTTGATCACAAGATGCTTTCAACTTGTCCATATTATCCTGTTGTGGTACGTTCCTCTTGTAATCGGAAATGGTTCGTTCGTATGGATATTTTTGACAATGATATCTATATTACAACTGGTTGGAATCGAATCAAGAAGGAGATGTCTATTACTGATCATCATTTGGTCGTTTTTGAAATGGTTGATTTGCATACATTTGAGATTAGTGTTTTCTGTTGCAAACCCACCCTACTAACTCTACCACCAGAACTTTGTGTTGTCAAAGAAGAACCTACAAATGAGGTGATTGATATTTCTGATGATGACTTGCCTAATCCCATTCCGGTAGTTGGTGTTGAAGAGAGTACGGACGATGAAGTACCGGTTGTATTTCGCGTTGACAATCATTATGTAAGTTTTTGAAATTTACATATTACTTCTGCAATTGCATGTGTTGTTTTGTATTCATTATAAATCGATGACCAATTTAATAACCaatataaatatttaattattttatttttattcgtAGCGACTAAAAAAGAAGTGGGCACAGTTGCACGGTTTGGATCGTAAGAGGGATTTGATTATTAAGGACTCTGCCGGTTTTACTTGGGACGTGTCAATTGGTGTCGAGCACTCTGAAGGATATCCGCGCTATAACGTGACTGGTATGAAGAACTTTGTTCGAGACAAACAGTTAGTCAAAGGTTCCGAATTTCATATGGTATACGTAAAAAGTAAAGGTATCTTGATTTACCGTTGACGTGGTGGTGCTTGATCGGATGTGTTGGGTGTTAAAAACAGTATTCTTATCCTTTTGTGTTTACTTATTAGTACATTAGCCGTTTTTGTTGGTATGATACTTTAGATTCACTAACGACATGTTCAGACACTTATTTTTGCATGTTATGTACATGTTTTAGTATTTTCCCTTTCCAACTTCCTCAATCATGTTTTCTAAATCTTTTAACTTTACGGATTTGGAATGTTTGCGTCATGATGTTATGAATGATAACTGTTTGGACGCTTGGTAGGTTGTCAAACTTACTATGATATTGTTACTATAGGAAGATTCTAATTAATTATCTATTAGACAACAATTAATGTTATAAACTTATAACACATCCTAAATTTTCTAAAGTCTACATTGAATCCCGGTTAAATTTAGGTTGCTCTATATTTTATGGCCTTTTTTAAAGTTCTATTTAGACACTTAATTAAAATACGAAGTTTTGGTGTTCATTTAAAATTAATGTTAATACACATAGTTAATACATATTTATAAACTTTTATGATATAATATAGGTTTTCCATTATTTTCCTAAATTAAGTATATGCAAATACACCTTCCAAGTTTTTAATAATTCTTAAATTATTGTTCTCATTTTTGGAAAGTTTTAAAATTCGGTAAATTAGTTTATTGATTGATGATAATAATTATGAGCAAACTAATCCTTCTCTCAACAATTATGACAAATTCGAAGATAAGTTTGCAATATTTTTCAAACATAATATTAACATATTAAAGAATTATAATAAACATAATAATTAATTTCTCATCCCACATATTCCTAGCATATATCTATCCCAATTATATAATCTCACGTATGACAAAATCTTGTaatgaatgatatatatatacattccatttataattttttttttcatataaattaACAACAATGTTTTCATTCAATACATATCAACTTCTATAgtttttttctctttcttctaTAAGGTACTATCGAAATATCTTTTGTAATACCTACTCTCTTTTGTTTTATGATAACGAAGTACTTTAGTTggttattatatgtgtgtttttTTTCCTAGGTTTGCTTGTATCATGGAGAATATGCCATTTGAATTGTTGGTAATGGAAATTTTTTTTAGGCTCCCACTCAAATCAGTTGTTCGGTTCAGAAGTGTGTGTAAAGATTGGTATGAAGCACTAACAAGTTTTGAATTTCTGATGAAGCATTGCAGCCGCGTGAATAATAGATtggtaatatattttttttccatATAATAAATGGAAAGAAATTTAATTTGCTATATTTATATTTAACACTCCTTGTAGTGATTGTCAAACTATTTTCGAAATTTGTAACAGGAAAAGCTTCTTGAAGAAGGCATCCATCCTGATCCGTTTCTCATCTGATAATACGAGGGGGCCGTATTTTGTGTCGAATTGTCTTCTGGGTTTTTCAATAAATATCTGTTTTTTATATTTATGGATAATATCGtattggatttttggttttttatGTTTGCAAAATGTTCGGTGTTTTATGTTTTCATTATCTTAATTCAATGTGACTGATTTCTTATAGCGTTGTTATATTTCATATATGTTCTAATTTTTTATTGGTAAGTAACAAATAATACATCAAAAAAAGGTGTACGGGAAAACTTACTTTGGCCATTATGAAAAGACTATTTTTGCATATATAACACTTATACATAATCAATCATAGCCCAACT encodes:
- the LOC110926322 gene encoding uncharacterized protein LOC110926322, yielding MSITDHHLVVFEMVDLHTFEISVFCCKPTLLTLPPELCVVKEEPTNEVIDISDDDLPNPIPVVGVEESTDDEVPVVFRVDNHYRLKKKWAQLHGLDRKRDLIIKDSAGFTWDVSIGVEHSEGYPRYNVTGMKNFVRDKQLVKGSEFHMVYVKSKGILIYR